From the Solanum pennellii chromosome 4, SPENNV200 genome, one window contains:
- the LOC107017774 gene encoding PH, RCC1 and FYVE domains-containing protein 1 produces the protein MADLVSYGDADRDIEQALIALKKGAQLLKYGRKGKPKFYPFRLSNDELSLVWISSSGEKSLKLASVSRIIPGQRTAVFRRYLRPEKDYLSFSLIYNYGKRSLDLICKDKVEAEFWITGLKALISSGQGGRSKVDGWSDGGLYFDDSRDLTSNSPSSSSVSATKEISSPDASLSSNPNTSPKSYQPYNFVQSERSHVALDQANMHNIQAKGSASDVFRVSVSSAPSTSSHGSAPDDCDALGDVYIWGEVICDNIVKVGPEKNSSTVSTRADVLVPRPLESNVVLDVHHIACGVKHAALVTRQGEIFTWGEESGGRLGHGVGKDVTQPRFVESLSLCNIDFVACGEFHTCAVTMAGELYTWGDGTHNAGLLGNGTDVSHWIPKRISGPLEGLQVASVTCGPWHTALITSTGQLFTFGDGTFGVLGHGDRENVLFPREVKSLSGLRTIAAACGVWHTAAVVEVIVTQSSASVSSGKLFTWGDGDKNRLGHGDKEPRLEPTCVPALIDYNFHKIACGHSLTVCLTTSGHVFTMGSTVYGQLGNPYSDGKLPCLVEDKLLGEIVEDIACGSYHVAVLTSKNEVYTWGKGANGRLGHGDVEDRKAPTLVEALKDRHVKYISCGSNYTAAICLHKWVSGAEQSQCSACRQAFGFTRKRHNCYNCGLVHCHACTSRKAIRAALAPNPNKPYRVCDSCFTKLSKVAEIGINNRRSAGPRLSGENKDRLDKADIRSAKSGMPPNLDLIKQLDSKAVKQGKKADTFSLGRSSQAPLLQLKDVVSTTGDLRWAVPKPVMIQSGVSSRSVSPFSRKPSPPRSATPVPTTAGLSFSKSIADSLKKTNELLNQEVHKLRAQVENLRHRCELQESELQKSTKKAQEAMALAAEESAKSKAAKEAMKSLMAQLKDMAERLPPGAYDVESLKLAYLPNGLDSNGIHYPNANGERHSRSDSVTSSYMASQTSMDFSTYGMHSPTRYQRDSGSIEAISNNQNLTSNGTDDRGEVRLPNGSEAQVNINSASQAVDNEDAESLQDNGNGLKSRNSLPSGNPNQIEAEWIEQYEPGVYITLMALRDGTRDLKRVRFSRRRFGEHQAETWWSENRDKVYERYNVRGSDKSSVTGQAARRSEGGLSPSSQI, from the exons ATGGCAGATCTTGTTAGCTATGGTGATGCCGACCGTGATATTGAGCAG GCACTAATTGCTTTAAAGAAAGGAGCTCAACTGTTGAAATATGGACGCAAAGGGAAGCCCAAGTTCTATCCATTTAGACTTTCTAAT GATGAATTATCTTTAGTTTGGATCTCTAGCAGTGGTGAAAAGAGTTTAAAGTTAGCTTCAGTTTCTAGAATCATTCCTGGGCAAAGAACT GCTGTTTTTCGACGTTATCTTCGTCCTGAAAAGGATTACTTGTCCTTCTCTCTCATATACAATTACGGAAAAAGATCCCTTGATCTG ATCTGTAAGGACAAGGTTGAGGCAGAGTTTTGGATTACTGGCCTAAAAGCTTTGATATCTTCTGGACAAGGTGGACGCTCAAAGGTTGACGGTTGGAGTGATGGAGGCCTCTACTTTGAT GATAGTCGAGATTTGACATCAAACAGTCCAAGTTCTAGTTCTGTTAGTGCTACAAAAGAAATTAGCTCTCCAGACGCTTCCTTAAGTTCCAACCCTAATACTTCTCCTAAGAGCTATCAACCTTATAACTTTGTGCAGTCTGAAAGGTCACATGTAGCTTTGGATCAAGCAAATATGCATAATATTCAAGCCAAAGGATCTGCTTCAGATGTGTTCCGAGTTAGTGTTTCCAGTGCCCCCAGTACTTCTAGTCATGGTTCTGCACCAGATGATTGCGATGCTTTGGGCGATGTTTATATATGGGGTGAGGTAATATGTGATAATATTGTCAAGGTTGGACCTGAAAAAAATTCCAGTACGGTGAGCACAAGGGCAGATGTGCTTGTTCCAAGACCACTGGAATCCAATGTAGTTTTGGATGTTCATCATATAGCTTGTGGGGTCAAGCATGCTGCCCTTGTCACCAGGCAAGGTGAAATCTTTACATGGGGTGAAGAATCTGGTGGCCGACTCGGCCATGGTGTTGGGAAAGATGTCACTCAACCTCGGTTTGTCGAATCATTGTCCCTTTGCAACATTGACTTTGTAGCATGTGGTGAGTTTCACACCTGCGCTGTTACAATGGCTGGTGAATTATATACTTGGGGGGATGGCACACACAATGCTGGGCTTCTAGGTAATGGCACTGATGTCAGCCACTGGATACCAAAGAGAATATCAGGCCCTTTGGAAGGACTTCAAGTTGCATCAGTAACATGCGGTCCATGGCATACTGCTTTAATAACATCAACTGGGCAGCTCTTCACATTTGGGGATGGAACATTTGGTGTTTTAGGCCATGGTGATAGAGAAAATGTATTGTTCCCCAGGGAGGTGAAGTCTTTGTCAGGTCTGAGGACAATTGCTGCTGCATGTGGAGTATGGCATACTGCTGCTGTAGTTGAAGTTATCGTGACGCAGTCTAGTGCTAGTGTTTCATCTGGAAAATTATTTACTTGGGGAGATGGAGATAAAAACCGTCTTGGACATGGTGATAAAGAACCTCGACTGGAACCTACTTGTGTACCTGCACTTATTGATTACAATTTTCACAAAATTGCTTGTGGGCATAGTTTAACTGTCTGCTTGACCACATCTGGCCATGTTTTTACAATGGGAAGTACCGTCTATGGACAACTTGGAAATCCTTATTCTGATGGGAAGTTGCCTTGCCTGGTAGAAGACAAACTTTTGGGAGAAATTGTTGAAGATATTGCTTGCGGCTCATACCATGTGGCTGTTTTGACAtccaaaaatgaggtttatACGTGGGGCAAGGGAGCCAACGGGAGATTGGGTCACGGGGATGTAGAGGACAGGAAAGCTCCCACTTTGGTTGAAGCTTTGAAGGATAGACATGTGAAATATATTTCTTGTGGTTCTAATTACACTGCTGCAATATGTCTTCACAAATGGGTTTCTGGTGCTGAGCAGTCCCAGTGTTCAGCCTGTAGACAGGCTTTTGGCTTCACAAGGAAACGGCACAATTGCTACAACTGTGGGCTTGTGCATTGCCATGCATGCACTTCAAGAAAAGCAATAAGGGCAGCTTTGGCTCCAAATCCAAACAAACCGTATCGTGTATGTGATTCTTGTTTTACTAAACTGAGTAAGGTTGCTGAGATTGGAATTAATAACAGGAGAAGTGCCGGACCTCGCCTTTCTGGTGAGAACAAGGACAGGCTGGACAAGGCTGATATACGATCAGCAAAATCAGGAATGCCACCCAATCTTGATTTGATCAAGCAGCTAGATAGTAAAGCAGTCAAACAAGGGAAAAAAGCTGATACGTTTTCCTTGGGTCGTTCCTCTCAAGCTCCTTTGTTACAGCTGAAAGATGTAGTGTCGACCACTGGAGATCTGCGTTGGGCAGTTCCAAAACCAGTTATGATCCAATCGGGTGTTAGTTCCAGATCTGTGTCACCTTTCTCTAGGAAGCCAAGTCCGCCACGCTCAGCAACACCCGTACCTACCACTGCAGGACTTTCATTCTCCAAAAGCATTGCTGACAGTTTGAAGAAGACCAATGAGCTTTTAAATCAGGAAGTTCACAAACTACGGGCTCAG GTTGAGAACCTGAGACATCGTTGTGAACTTCAGGAGTCGGAGCTGcagaaatcaacaaaaaaagcCCAGGAAGCAATGGCTTTGGCAGCCGAGGAATCTGCTAAAAGCAAAGCTGCAAAAGAAGCTATGAAGTCGCTGATGGCACAG CTCAAAGACATGGCTGAAAGGTTGCCACCTGGGGCTTATGACGTAGAGAGCCTCAAACTAGCTTACCTACCGAATGGTTTGGACTCAAATGGCATTCACTATCCCAACGCTAATGGGGAACGCCATTCGAGATCTGATTCTGTCACTAGCTCTTACATGGCCTCTCAAACCAGCATGGATTTTAGTACATATGGAATGCATAGCCCTACCAGATACCAAAGGGATTCTGGTAGCATTGAAGCTATTTCAAACAATCAAAACCTGACCTCCAATGGTACAGATGACCGAGGTGAAGTTAGACTGCCTAATGGTAGCGAGGCACAGGTGAACATCAATAGTGCATCTCAAGCTGTCGATAATGAAGACGCTGAATCCTTACAAGACAATGGAAACGGATTGAAATCAAGAAATTCTCTGCCTTCTGGTAACCCTAACCAAATTGAGGCTGAATGGATTGAACAATACGAGCCTGGAGTGTATATTACCCTAATGGCTCTTCGAGATGGCACTAGAGATCTCAAACGAGTTCGCTTCAG CCGCAGAAGATTCGGGGAGCACCAAGCGGAGACTTGGTGGTCAGAGAATCGTGACAAAGTTTACGAGAGATATAATGTTCGTGGTTCAGACAAGTCATCGGTTACAGGCCAGGCTGCTCGGAGGTCTGAAGGGGGCCTCTCTCCATCTTCCCAAATTTAG